The Branchiostoma floridae strain S238N-H82 chromosome 1, Bfl_VNyyK, whole genome shotgun sequence sequence TGAGCCAAACGGCACCAGACAGACATTGTTCCAGACAGGgttccagacagacagggaatcagacagacagggagtcagataGACAGGGAATCAGACATACGGGTCGTTGGACagactgggagccagacagatatgtcgtcagacagacaggaagccaaACAGACAGGaggtcagacagacagggagccagacagaacaataagccagacagacagggagccagacaaacaGGAAGCTAGGCGGACAgtgagtcagacagacaggatgCCAGACAGAAGGGAAGACAGCCAAACAGAGACCCAGACAGAAaaggtgccagacagacaggaagacagacagacaaggaggcaGACTGGGAGCTAGAAAggatagagagacagacagggagccataGCCAGGGTGCCAGGCAggcagggagccagacagacaaggagtcagacagacagggagttagacagacagggagtcaaaGAGACAGTGAGTTAGATAGACAGGgtatcagacagacagggagctagacagggagctagacaggatagagagacagacagggagccataGACAGGGTGCCAAACAGACTTGGAGCCATAAAGGCAAGGAGTTAGACAGatagggagtcagacagacagggagtcagacagacagagagccaGACAGGCAGACAAGGAACCGAACGGCGCCAGACAGACAATGAACAAGTCAGACagggaaacagacagacagggagctagactGGGAGCTAGACAGGATAGAGACAAgtcagacagggagccagacagacttgaagccagacagacatggtgccagacagacagggagccagacagacagtgtTCCATATAGACgaggagccagacagacaggaagccagacaCACAGGGTTCCAAGCGGACAGGGAGTCAAACAAGGAGTCGAAAAGTGGGctagacagggagctagacaggTTGTCAGAGAGAcggggaggcagacagacagggagccataGACAGGGTGACAGACGGTGGGCCATACAGACAGGGACCGAGACAGGCAGTGAGTcaacagacagggagccagacagacagggagccagacaggcagGGTGTCAGAAAGACAGGGAATCAGCCAGACAGGgtgccaggcagacagggaaTCAGTCAGACagggaaacagacagacagggagttagACAAACAGGTAGGGAGACAGACatgaagccagacagacatgatgccaggcagacagacaaggagccGAACGgcaccagacagacagggagccagacagacaggtttCCAagcagacagggagccagacagacagggtgccagacagacggGGAGCCATACAGACAGGGAGTGAGACAGACaaggagtcagacagacagggagtcagaccaACAGGATGccaaacagacagggagacagacagagagtcagacagacaaggagttacacagacagggagtcagacagacagggagtcaggcagacagggagtcaaCAGACATGAAGCCAGACAGGCATGGTgccaggcagacagacaaggagccGAACGGCACCAGACACACAGttagccagacagacaggatgccaaacagacagggagctagacagacagggtgccagacagacaggaagccagacaaaCATGATGccaaacagacagggagccaaacAGACAGGGTGTTAGACAgatagggagccagacagacaggtagtcaGACGGACATGGAGTCAAACAGatagggagacagacagacagggagtcagacagacaggataccaaacagacagggagtcaggcAGACAGAGAttcaggcagacagggagtcaacagacagggagacagacagacagggagctagacaggCAGACAAGGAGCCGAACGGCGCCTGACAGACTaggagccagacagacaatgaatcagacagacagggagtaagacagacagggagcaagacagacagggagccagacatacattaagccagacagacatggtgccaaacagacagggagtcagacagacaggatgCCTAACAGACAGCGAGCTAGACAGACAGGTTTACAGGACAGAAAGATAGCCTGACAGACAGGTAGTCAGACGGACATGGAGTCACACAGACATGGAGTTCAGACNNNNNNNNNNNNNNNNNNNNNNNNNNNNNNNNNNNNNNNNNNNNNNNNNNNNNNNNNNNNNNNNNNNNNNNNNNNNNNNNNNNNNNNNNNNNNNNNNNNNNNNNNNNNNNNNNNNNNNNNNNNNNNNNNNNNNNNNNNNNNNNNNNNNNNNNNNNNNNNNNNNNNNNNNNNNNNNNNNNNNNNNNNNNNNNNNNNNNNNNNNNNNNNNNNNNNNNNNNNNNNNNNNNNNNNNNNNNNNNNNNNNNNNNNNNNNNNNNNNNNNNNNNNNNNNNNNNNNNNNNNNNNNNNNNNNNNNNNNNNNNNNNNNNNNNNNNNNNNNNNNNNNNNNNNNNNNNNNNNNNNNNNNNNNNNNNNNNNNNNNNNNNNNNNNNNNNNNNNNNNNNNNNNNNNNNNNNNNNNNNNNNNNNNNNNNNNNNNNNNNNNNNNNNNNNNNNNNNNNNNNNNNNNNNNNNNNGCCAAAacggacagagagagagacaggcagggagtgagacagacagggaagcaagacagacagggagccaggcAGACAGGGTTACAAGCGGACAGGGAGTTAGCAAAACAAGGAGTCAAATAGTGGGctagacagggagctagacaggTTGTCAGAGAGACAGgggggcagacagacagggggcTAGCAGggcagggagccagacagacagggagtccaACAGACTGGGAGTCCgatagacagggagccagagagacagggagccagacagacaggaagacagacagacagggagccagagaGACAAGGAGCAAGACAAACGggaagtcagacagacagggagtcagataCGGAACTAGACAGGATAGAccgacagacagggagccaaagACAGGGTGCCACACAGACAAGGAGTCAGGCGGACAGGGTGTCAGACCGGAAGACAAGGACCCGAACGGCGCCAGACAGACGGgagccaggcagacagggagtcaggcagacagggagttagacagacagggagccagacagacatgaagccagacagacatggtGCCAGACATACAGGGAGTCAGaaagacagggagtcagacaaaCAGGGAGTCAGAgtctcagacagacagggagtctgacagacagggagtcagacagacagctTGACAGGATAGAGAGACAGATAGGGAGCCATAGACAGGGTGCCAGCCAGACGGGGAGCcatacagacagggagtcagacagacaaggagttagacagacagggtgtcagacagacaaggagtcagacaaacagggagtcagacagacagggagctaggcagggagctagacagggagctagacagggagctagacagggagctagacagggagctagacagggagctagacagggAGCTGGACAGGATAGAgtgacagacagggagccataGACctggtgccagacagacaggaagccatACAGACAGcaagtcagacagacagggagttatacagacagggagacagacagacacggagTAGGACAGAAAGGGATTCAGACAAACAGGgcgtcagacagacagggagggaTCTATACAGACAGGGAGCTAGTCAGGGAGctagacagggagctagacagggAGCTGGACAGGATACAgtgacagacagggagccataGACCTGGTGCCGGACAGACAGGAAGCCATACAGACAGcaagtcagacagacagggagttagacagacagggagacagacagacacaaagtcagacagacagggagacagacagactggGAGCCAGATAGACAGGGAGTCAGCTAGACAAGGATTCAGACatacagggagtcagacagacagggagccagagaGAGAGGGACCgagacagacaggaagccagacaaatagggagccagacaggcagACAAGGAGCCGAACGGCGCCAGACAGACCGGGGCTCAGACAGACCATGAATCAGACAGNNNNNNNNNNNNNNNNNNNNNNNNNNNNNNNNNNNNNNNNNNNNNNNNNNNNNNNNNNNNNNNNNNNNNNNNNNNNNNNNNNNNNNNNNNNNNNNNNNNNNNNNNNNNNNNNNNNNNNNNNNNNNNNNNNNNNNNNNNNNNNNNNNNNNNNNNNNNNNNNNNNNNNNNNNNNNNNNNNNNNNNNNNNNNNNNNNNNNNNNNNNNNNNNNNNNNNNNNNNNNNNNNNNNNNNNNNNNNNNNNNNNNNNNNNNNNNNNNNNNNNNNNNNNNNNNNNNNNNNNNNNNNNNNNNNNNNNNNNNNNNNNNNNNNNNNNNNNNNNNNNNNNNNNNNNNNNNNNNNNNNNNNNNNNNNNNNNNNNNNNNNNNNNNNNNNNNNNNNNNNNNNNNNNNNNNNNNNNNNNNNNNNNNNNNNNNNNNNNNNNNNNNNNNNNNNNNNNNNNNNNNNNNNNNNNNNNNNNNNNNNNNNCaagtcagacagacagtgagTTAGACAGACGGGGGGGCAGACAGTCACAGAATCAgccagacagggagtcagacagactgGGAGCCAGATAGACAGGGAGTCAGATAGACAAGGATTCAGACatacagggagtcagacagacagggagccagagaGAGAGGGGCCgagacagacaggaagccagacaaatagggagccagacaggcagACAAGGAGCCGAACGGcgccagacagacagggggcCAGACAGACAATGAATCAGACAGAAAGGAagttagacagacagggagcaagatagacagggagccagacaggcaTTCAGCGGGACAGACATgggccagacagacagggagtcagacagacaggaagcaaGCCGGATAGGGagctagacagacagggagctagacagggagctagacagggagctagacagggAGCTGGACAGGATAGAgtgacagacagggagccataGACctggtgccagacagacaggaagccatACAGAGCGCAGTGTCAGACATACAGGGAGTTAGACAGACAGGAATCAGACAGACACGGCGTCAGACAAACAGGGagtcaggcagacagggagttagacagacagggattcagacagacagggagtcggACAAACAGTGAGCAAAACAAACAGAGTGCCAGACAGATAGGTTGCCAGGCAGACAGGAagacaggaagccagacagacaaggtgccagacagacatgaagtcagacagacagggagtcagacaggcAGGGAGTTAGACAGGTaaggagtcagacagacaggatgCCAGAAAGATGGGAAGAAAGCTAGACAGGGAGCCAGAAAGACAAGGTGCCAGAGAGACAGAAAGTCAGACTGACATGGAGCCAGACTAACAGGAGGCCAAAAAaaagggagccagacagacatggagccagacagacagggacctagacagacaggaagccagacagacattgtgccagacagacagggagtgagacagacagggagtgagacagacagggagtcaaaCACACacggagtcagacagacagggagtgagacagacagggaaccagacagacagggagctagacagggAGCTAGAAAGTGGGCCcgacagggagctagacagggagctagacagaTAGCTAGAAAGGATAGAGTTGCAGACAGGGAGCCATAGACCTGGTTTCAGATAGACAGGGAGTCACTCAGACAGCGAGTCAGACACACAGGGagttagacagacagggtgccagacagacagggaatcagacagacagggcATCAGGCAGACCGGGTGCCAGGTAGACAGGGAATCAGTCAGACAGGGAATCNNNNNNNNNNNNNNNNNNNNNNNNNNNNNNNNNNNNNNNNNNNNNNNNNNNNNNNNNNNNNNNNNNNNNNNNNNNNNNNNNNNNNNNNNNNNNNNNNNNNNNNNNNNNNNNNNNNNNNNNNNNNNNNNNNNNNNNNNNNNNNNNNNNNNNNNNNNNNNNNNNNNNNNNNNNNNNNNNNNNNNNNNNNNNNNNNNNNNNNNNNNNNNNNNNNNNNNNNNNNNNNNNNNNNNNNNNNNNNNNNNNNNNNNNNNNNNNNNNNNNNNNNNNNNNNNNNNNNNNNNNNNNNNNNNNNNNNNNNNNNNNNNNNNNNNNNNNNNNNNNNNNNNNNNNNNNNNNNNNNNNNNNNNNNNNNNNNNNNNNNNNNNNNNNNNNNNNNNNNNNNNNNNNNNNNNNNNNNNNNNNNNNNNNNNNNNNNNNNNNNNNNNNNNNNNNNNNNNNNNNNNNNNNNNNNNNNNNNNNNNNNNNNNNNNNNNNNNNNNAAGCAGACAGAGatggaagcagacagacagggttgcagacagacagtaaAACGATCAGACagtgttgcagacagacagggattcGGACAGACAGGGAATCAGACAGGATTgtagacagacagggttgcagacaaaCAGGGAAGCAGTCAGGGAAGCagacagatatggaaacagACAGATAGGGTTGCACACAGATACGGAAGCagacagggaagcagacagaTATGGAAGCAGGCAGACAtcgaagcagacagacagggtggtggacagacagggaagcagaTAGAcaggaaacagacagacagggaagcagacagacaggaaaacatacagacagggaagcagacagacaggaaagcagacagacagggaagcagacagacatggaagcagacagacagggaagcagacagacagggaagcagacagacagggttgcatACAGACAGGGAAGCAGACAAACATAAGGGCAGATAGACAGTGCAGCATACAGACAAGGGAGGCCGACAGACAAGAAAGCAGACATGCATGAAAACAGGTAATCAGACAGACATGGTAGCAGATAGACAGGGAGGCATACAGACAGATAAGCAGACAGACATTGAAGCTGGGTGGCAGACAGATTGGGATTCTAACAGACAGTGAAGCAGGCAGATACTCATATGCAATGGAACACAGACCGATTTTATTAACTAGAACAAATGCAGAAAAGAGCTTGCATACCACCACAGATACCAACTATACTGTATATTCATTGTGATTGAACACAGACTGACATATAACTAAAACAAATTCAGAAAAAACATCTTGTCATACTATCACAGGGAGCAACTTTACTGGAAATTCATGTGTGATAAAAACGCGGACTATCAATTAACTAGAACAAATCCAGAAAGAAAAACTTCTCGCAATTAGACTGGATATTCATATGCGATAGGGCACATACAAACTGTCAATTAATCTCCGAACAAATGCTGAAAAATGTTGACATATGGATAGGAACTTTATTTGATATTTATATGCGATTGATCTTCTTATAGACTGTGTACGTTTGCCTTCAACCCTATCCAtactgggcttttttggcattccctggcctgggggggggggggatgggcTTTCGACCCCTTCCGTATTTTCAAAGCAGCTTACTGTACAAttaccaaatttggaggggatgataTGCTCGGCGAGTTTTAtgattcctgaaatttttatctcattatgacgtaatagaACGTGATTATGACGCCATTAATTTTTTTGTGCTAAaatggggaattcccataatacctaagtatttcacacaaaaagttaccaaCAAAGGTTTGTTATCGATACTTTAGTGTTTTAAGACTTATGTTGTCAAAAACCGAcacaacgacgtcaaaatgacgtcatctgtagtttatctagccgccatcttggattatcaaccttaaatctccttaaccctcaaaccaccgtatggggtcaaaactgaccccaggcgtatatcaatgtgtgccattatgtcatttctggtcgaaaacaaatttcctttcaggactttgtttgtatatctgtcctataacttcttatacgtttttaccgagattgactcattgtagattaagttatcctcgaaagtttatgcatggtccagtggggtcaaaactgaccccagcatttttttaaacaaacttttgcgtcCCGCACTTAAACTACTTATTgcaggatcacgaaattttcagagaatgatttacatgtaagccaaaattattgtagcaacttttgtgccattatcatgtcatatgacggcattatgacgtcatctaggtaatatcagccgccatcttggattttgactgatgacgtcatcaaattagcataaattacgaATATGgagtcctgaaatttatgttgaattttataagatgtgataaacaattgatatttgccaagaaaaccttaaaacttaaatgtttaatacaaaattagaaaattttgtaataaatatttctgtcagaattccgttgccatggcaacataaaaaattatgaacatgctttgttcactgaaaatgtttgctatcaacattttctaaaaaaatgaccaagtttggtggccctggcataagccattcaggcgctatatggcattgaagttggtacaggcatcaaaaacctccttcccggtctgaatagcgttggtgcaaaatgtggtcctcatgatcttttgcataaattatgataatgagcttgAGGTATTCTTACCTTATCATGTCAGAcggtcccacatagattaatgaaactatacatatataaaaattagaaaaagattcacacaaaaaactgtatttgtacaaaacgttttggggtcagttttgaccccatacggtaatctacgtcacaaaaaagctacggtggtttgagggttaaaccttaagatacattttcaacatctaACGCTAAAACTCCATTAAAATAGATTAAAAAcattcacatgaatgttttctgtatgaaaataccaagtagtgataaaatctgagtgaaaataagctggttatactttccgtcatgatattgtcggccagtacgtcatctcattagcataatttatgaatgtttaattatgaatgttcaactaagatgtgttagatattaaagatatataaaaagtTAAGTTTAtcaagaaaatgtgaaaatccCATTATTTAAACCAAAActagtgttttttttcaaatttgcctttcagaaaccaaggcaacacgaaaaattataaacttttttatggtaaattgttgccaacaatattttaggaaaactcactaagtttggttgttTTTTACAAGGAAGGCAATATTTTTTTAGATGTGGCATTTACTGTTGTAAATGATATTCCTGTTGATAATGCTTgagcaaagaaagcaaactaATGTGCTTTTAACGAATAGATATTCATTGATAGTATTAAATTGTTAGTAATTCAGTGAGAAAAAAGTAATTTTTGAATATATTTGTCAATCGTGACATAAATGAAGAATAGAATTtaatttaaccctatctagaccgggctttttggggatacctgggaccggggggggactcttttgacccccccttcgtaatttcaaaaccaCCTGAGTAACGAtaaccaaatttggaggggatgatgtactagtaaagttttatattttctgtaagtttggtatcgttatgacataatatgacgtaattatgacgtcataaagtcATATTTgaggctaaaatcgtctaaatatgaaatttccgctatacttaaaggtattaaccctcaagcacccgacctttttttttgcgactaaaatgaccgagtggggtccaaacggaccccaaaatgttttgttcataacatctcagttccaattcctatcggtgatcattgtgcatacattgcttcatcaatgtaagaggaatattttgacatgttaaggtgttgctaattccacctcattatcataatttatgcaaaagatcagaaggaccatgttttgcactaaacccatTCTGACCAGAGACGGGAATTTTGAGGACCTCAGCaagctttatgtcgcataacccatgaacggctagtgctgaagatacgaaacttggtaatatatcactaaatattgttagcaaaatatttttgtcaataaagtaaatttatcattatttagggttgccatggcaCGGACTGATTCCAGACTTTCTTTACAGCTTTCACAGTATGGTACCAATTTTCAtaaaaaacttaggagaaggtatagaagatattggctgacaaagtcacggaaggattttttcgtcagataaaaaaatgttcaaatggtacttcaaaatttacccctggggtccaaatggaccccactcgggtgtttgggGGTTaaagaaaacgatgactataaaggttatcttattggtgtctaagtctgccaagtcttttgttgccaatgacgacgacactgacgccaatatgacgtcaggaaatgactttttttcacagaattgttgctaacaatattttaggaaaagtcaccaagttttgtAGTCCTAGCagacgtcgttcggcagttat is a genomic window containing:
- the LOC118423959 gene encoding pre-mRNA-splicing factor 38B-like, whose translation is MSSDRQEAKQTGDEEPDRQEARHTGFQADRESNKESKSGLDRELDRLSERRGGRQTGSHRQGDRRWAIQTGTETGSESTDREPDRQGARQAGCQKDRESARQGARQTGNQSDRETDRQGVRQTGRETDMKPDRHDARQTDKEPNGTRQTGSQTDRFPSRQGARQTGCQTDGEPYRQGTDRDSDRQGIRQDCRQTGLQTNREAVREADRYGNRQIGLHTDTEADREADRYGSRQTSKQTDRVVDRQGSR